The proteins below are encoded in one region of candidate division WOR-3 bacterium:
- a CDS encoding thioredoxin family protein, giving the protein MKLLIFGKPTCEICHKVKNKLEYFSKKEFPIPIEYFDVESVDGMAQSAFWGINEIPTVILLKDKTEIKRWEQSAPLFSELKTLLNNESR; this is encoded by the coding sequence ATGAAACTCTTAATATTTGGCAAACCAACTTGTGAAATCTGTCACAAGGTTAAAAATAAATTAGAATATTTTTCGAAAAAAGAATTTCCGATTCCTATCGAATATTTCGATGTAGAGTCTGTTGATGGTATGGCACAAAGTGCGTTTTGGGGTATCAATGAAATTCCGACAGTAATTCTTTTAAAGGATAAGACTGAAATTAAAAGGTGGGAACAATCCGCACCGTTATTTTCTGAACTAAAAACATTATTAAACAACGAATCACGCTAA